The DNA region TGATAAACGCGGGGCATTCAGAATGAAGCAAGCTTACGTGTGCATGTACACCAAACAGCGTACTTTCATACACAGGACACCCAAATACTGATATACCAACACTCACAATAATGAGACAGATTCAACAAGTTACGCACGCAGCCCCATACTCATCGgccccttgttccttcctcctcccggccGCTTGCAGGTTCGGGGTCAGGTTCGCGAAGAAGTTCCTGGACGCCCGCGAGGTGGAGGGGGACGGCCGCGCCCTCATGAACCTGCACAACAACCGGGCGGGAGGCAGGGTTAGTGTCCGGGGCGCCGCCTCCACAAGGCAGCGGCGGCTCCGTGCATGCTCACCAGAAACTGTTCTTGCCTAGAAAATTTGCATTCTTGTCCCTGCTCCCACTATTCTCCAATTTTTTCCTTTGCACATGCGGCTGTTAGAAGTGTAATAATTGTTACTAAAGGTACTTTAGTTATCTCTCTTCTAGCACTATTTTCTTAATACTTTTCCTTTTGAGCATATTAATATTGCTGCTAAGAATAATATGCGCatccgtggagcagtggtcagcgcgcctggctacgaatccacgggcctggattcgaatcctggcccgggcagtcggcgtgcagttcacccagctgttcatcctcccttccgggctggtcgataaattggtacctggggaaacctggggaaggtaaactgtggcaatcccggatatcacattggcccgtgtcccggggtattgGGTTCTTACTTAACACAGACTCAAAAGGCCAaaggtacagagatgagcaccgcagccacgcgcagctatagcgtatgcacaaGCTTATGAATAGAACGATTGTATAGCTGCCTTTCATCCTGATGGCTGCTCTATCAGTATAACAAGAGTAGCAGAAGCAAGGACAGCAGCGACAGCAaaaccatcaccgtcatcaccaccaccaccaataacaacacctgctaataaagataatgataataataataacagtaataataataataataataataataataataataataataataataataataataataataataataataataataataataataataataataatagggtaggcggtggccgagctggtagcgtactgggcccacattcacagcgtgatggacgacgcgggttcgaatccccacgctaccactcggatttttcagtcaccgccgagtggcttaaaactacccacatgctgtcctgaagaccacccatcaacccggactctagaggaagccgtccaagcgaatcaagaacgagttccggggggcagcatgagccaacgcaagatggcgcaactataaacactcgcctgcgccagaacgggctgggccgaccatcaggccccacctggaagaagccttgggccgaccatcaggccccaccgggaggaagccttgggccgaccatcaggccccacctggaggaagccttgggccgaccatcaggccccacctggaggaagccttgggccgaccatcaggccccacctggaggaagccttgggccgaccatcaggccccacctggatgaAGCCATGGGCCTacaatcaggccccacctggaggaagccttgggccgaccatcaggccccacctggaggaagcctgggccgaccatcaggccccacctggaggaaagccgaccatcaggccccggcgcaacaggcaacgacgtaaaaaaaaaaaaataaataaataaataataataataataataataataataataataataataataataataataataataataataacacgtattattattattattattattattattattattattattattattattattattattattgctataatTTTTATTCATTACTACAATCATCGCGAAATGGATAACACTTCCTTTTCTATGGggcggtgggggaaggggggagtgcagCTCCGGGGGTGCCAAGGGGGTGCCGTGTCCCCATGTTGGCGTGAAGCACTAACCCGCGTCTTGCCCCCAGGCCGTGCGGAGCGGGATCAGGACGGAGTGCAAGTGCCACGGCGTGCCGGGCTCCTGCACCGTCAAGACCTGCTGGAAGACCCTCCCGCCTTTCACCTTCATCGGGAAGCACCTCTTCCACAAGTACAGGAAGGCAAAGTCCGTCTCAGTGCATAAGGtattctccacccccttccccttccattcacctcctctccctcttcatcttctcttcatcctcttcttcttatcattatcctcctcctcctcctcctcctcctcctccttctcctttaactgttccaacattgactggaccacgatgattggagatcgggagggtaacagactgctcgaaatgttagaggacacttttcttactcagattgttagccaaccgacgagggaaaataacttattagacctagtactcgtgagtgattcagatctcacacgtgaatgtcaagtcggcgaataactggatggttgcgaccatcacctaattcgcctaaaatcagaacagaccatgaactcaccgaaaacatgtccaagattccagactacaaaaaagccaattttaacttcgctcgtgagctgctaacccagacaacttgggaacccatgaacctcactccggtggacggcgcgtggaacggctttaagaacaaactcctggaggtagagagaacgactgttcccatgaagacaaggagaacaaataatgccacaagcacaccatggatgactacccaagttcgacgggcgattaatttgaagaagagaaaatacaacttgctaaaggaaaacagcactgacgaggcacgcgaacagtaccatcaaagcctcagagcttgcagaacactcattcgccagagtaaatgcgactatgaaaagcaaattgcacgcgaaggcaagtccaacccgaaaaagttcttcacgtatataagaaccaaaaagaagacaaaaagcaatatcggtcccctaaaagatgaaagtgacgtactaacacaggacagtagacaaatggtcgaaatcctaaacaggagcttcgcgtctgtgttcacggtcgagaatacccagtccgtacccgagagcccttccccaccgatgggaatcactcccctagaaattggtacaatcgacgaacgggatgtgaaaaagtacctagacaaactcgagacaaacaagtctaccggacccgacgacttgtcacccaggctgctcaaggaactcaagcagcaaatcctcaagccactcaccgccatctacaatcagtcactacaacaaaacaaagtcccgaaagactggaaacaagcgaacgtaacaccgatctacaaaaagggagacaaaagtgtggccctaaactacagaccaatcagcttgacctcagtggcgggaaaaatcctcgagaagatcatcagagacaaactcgttaggttccttgaagacaacatcatttccgatgcgcagcacggtttcaggaacaagcgctcatgcttaaccaatttattggacttcttccaaggtatctatgaaaactgggataatcatatccccagtgatgttatatatctagactttcagaaagcctttgacaaagtgccacatgaaagactcctcaagaaacttaagtcggcgggattaggcgacgatctgacagcgtggatcaaagactggctcactgaaagaaaacaacgagttgtactcaacggacaggcctccgtgtggctcccggtcacaagtggagtgccacaggggtcagtgctgggacccatacttttcatcatatacaTGAACGACCTaaaactaggattaaaatccaatctttcaaaatttgccgacgacacaaaggtgggtgggaaggccctcacgacggcagactgcgaaattatccagagagacctggaccagatcactcggtggtcagaaaaatggcagatgtccttcaacactaccaaatgtaaagtaatgcatatcggatccagaaacagcaaccacacataccacatgggtggcgaaccactacatgttgtgcaagaggaaagagacctcggggtcaccatcagcagtgacttgaaacaaacaaaacactgcaagtccgcctgtaagaaagtcaatacaatgcttgggttcatatcgaggaacttcgaatacaagacgccgggagttatgttatccttgtataattcactggtaaggccccacctgtaatacgccgtgcaattctggtctcctaattacaggaaagacattgaattacttgagagagtacagcgccgcgccacgaagatgataccatcactgaggacgaaaccctatgaagaacgactcgagcgactcaacctcttcacgttggaaaagagacgactgcggggagacatgatacaagtctttaagtacctgaacaagctcagcaacgttgatcactccaaactcttcacgctacaaactaacctgagaacaagaaacaacggaaaaacaatttaagcaaagcgatgcaataccgacatcggcaggagttatttctcaaatagagttgttcgccactggaacagccttcctgcagaagtggttagcgccgagaccatcaactccttcaagaaacgcattgatcgccactttgctgcaacgggtgtgaactgaacgttcccaagagtaggtacacaagtgctttaatccttccctgcaagccactcctatggcaaacggattgattaaatcactgaacgcaggcagcctagtaatgagccaacaggctttctgctgcctgctagtccatgtttccatgtttcctccagaagtgctttaatccttcccgtaaGCCACTCCTAGGGCTGatgaattgattaaatcactgaaagcaggcagtccCGCAATGAGCCATacgctttctgctgcctgctcgtccatgtttccatgtttccatgtctcctcttcctcctcctcctcctcctccttctcctactactactactactactactactactactagtaataataataataataataataataataataataataataataataataataataataataataatagtaataataatattaatagtaataataataatagtaataataataataataataataataataataataataataataataataataataataataataataataataataataataataataacaataatagtaataataataatagtaataataataataataataataataataataataataataataataataataataataataataataataataataataataataataataataataataataataataataatattaataataataataataatatttataatactCTCCCACCTACATACATTGATATTGCTAGCATTACAGGAAGCCACATATGTCGCCAGTGGTGAGGTGGAACAGCAACGAATTTTTCGTTGCAAAAGTGATTCTCCTTATTTGCTCAGGGCCGGAGAAGATCCACGCCTCACCTGCGTCTGGAGAGGGTCAGGAGAAGAGCTCGACGGCCCCGCAAGTTTCATCTCGTGCACTTGGAAAGGAGTCCCAACTACTGCCAGATGAATCCCGCGGTGGGTTCGCTGGGCACCGTGGGTCGCAAATGCAACAGAACTTCGTCAGGTAATATACTGCGACCTCAAAATTTACTTGCATTTTACAGTGTTTGTTTCTCCACACCTTTTAGCGTAATCATCAATGTTGTTGCTAGTTTCCTGCCGAACTTCTAGGGGCTGTATGCAATAAAATTCGACATAATGCGACACAATAATTGTGACCCAGCagagctttttttttaaattcccaGCACAGTGCACCGTTACAAAGTGATGGTTACAGAGTTAGAGTTACAGAGTATCGGTCAGACTTTCActgctcctcttcatcatcagggCCAGGTGGCTGTGACCTGCTGTGCTGCGCCGGCGGGTACAACACTCACCAGTACACACGCACATGGCACTGCAACTGCAAGTTTCACTGGTGTTGTTACGTGCAGTGCCACACCTGCATGGAGGACACCGAGGAGAACAACTGCAAGTGACCGTCCGTAGCGGGAGGCGGCGAGGCTGTGCTCTCCCGGCAGAGATTCTTCATTGGAGGGCGCGAGGGACATAGTTTCGTTCAGCATCGACAAGGTTCTTCAGTGACTGCGAGACATCTCTGAGCGGTGACGTCGTACAAACACTCTGTAATGGATGGCATTGCCTGAAACGCTGTGCTAGGTGGCCCGCGTGTTTACAACATGGACGCCACCACCAATGGTCTCTTCTCCCTTGATGCGCAGACACGAACAAAGGTGATAGGCTTTCTGCACCATCAGTGGGTGTCCAGCTAAGGATCCACACCAGCCAACCCTCAACAAGAACGACTGCCTTGTACCTCCCTATGTGATCTGCACGGGTCTGTGTTTTTGTCAGACGACATTAGGTGCTGGTGTCTCCTCTGACCTGGCAGCGAAGCATAAACCAACACACGCCCTCCATGTAGCGGCGGCCAACACAACGCTTACTCCTGAGGCAGCTGTTGACGGAACACCAGTTGCGAGTAGTCTGACTAACACTTTTACGAGCTATATAAACAATTTGGATATTCGTAATCAGTGATCTGTCTTGAGATTTATCAAGTGCTGTGAGAATATTTGCATATCAACGCTTTGCCATGACGGAGCCTAAACAGTCTCTGCACAAACTGCAAGGCAGAAAGAAGAGCTTTTACATATGTTTTTTTACAATATTTACGTGAAAATGGTATATCTAGATCTTTTATTAATACTCTTGTGATATCCCTTTGTGACTCCCTTAGATAACGTCTTTTGCTGTCACCACGAGTGACCGCCGGTGGAGCGACATTTCTGACAGACCGACTAATATATTCTAAACACATCCCGACTTTAGAAACACATctactgccctgtgtgtgtgtgtgtgtgtgtgtccgtccttccgtccgtccgactgctgcaatattttcatgGTCCTCGTCATTTCAGGGATGAAGTGAGATCTTTGCTATATTTGGAATTTTATTATATGacaaatacatacattcattgtTTCGATATGTCATACAAAAGGCTGATATTCGGCAAACAACTGTATTTACACTTAGATGTGGCCTCATAATTGCGTCACAAACCACAGGCTGCAGCTTCACGGGCATGACGGACGGGGCAACCAGTTTTCTACgactgttatttttcctctggcGAGCTGAGATAACTTGGAAACTACAAACCTTGCTGTGATGCCCATAACACCCACGAGCGTGCTACATGTAAGCTGTCCTGattgaagtttatatatatatatatatatatatatatatatatatatatatatatatatatatatatatatatatatatatatatatatatatatatatatatttatacaggtaactctcgatttacgcgagtgttgcgttcttgaagaggtcgcgtaactcaaaaacaatgtaaatcaaacaagaggtaggtttctgtcgaaaaataaataccgtaattttcggcgtatagcgcgcattttttcacataaaaaatgcctgaaagtttagccctgcgcgttatacgctgaatgtacaaatttttaatgatttttttcttctttgggatgtttttaagggtctgtttttcgtcttatccaacaacaacggcaaacttacctttattattgtttataatccttcatagtccgtagctgtcctataatatgttaccatagaatacagggcgatctaataactactatacaaagactaaatcggtggaagatcgtccatgccttgctgttatcccgtttttccgtcgggcgccatttgtatgatcttgatcttgatgtcacaggtggcttaagattgtatgactaaggagcagtacaagctacataaaaaatcatattggaaaaaaatgtctctgttttcattattaattattaatattagtgagaataatggggtgaatatgatatcagaaactgtacatcatgagtcttgtacgaggaaatatttcacgcaatcccagcccggctgccatttgcattgtttacaaaccacacaaccacacccacacaacaaacagctgcatgccgcgtgtcaccagaaccgagatatccactcaggcactcattctcagcctctctcgtgtgaggaagaaatgagggacaccatgaggggctggctagtattggtaccggtaccgagcagtctgtaccggtaccgtaccgtattgctggtaccgttagtaccggtactggtaccggtaacgtaccgtattgctggtaccgttagtaccggtactggtaccggtacctgcccacccctattgttgagtagcgtggcaacgtaggtactgtattgttgttcaagtggcgcgcgggaagaactgagttcagcttgtgtggccgtgtgagtccagttgcgtgagacatctggtggccactccataaaatatagcgtataagtgaaaaaaacgcctaaattaaacatttatttggattttggaccccgcgttatttcaaaaacgcgtaaaccaaactcgcgtaaatcgcgagttacctgtatatatgaATTACATCTTTCTTATGCAGTAATGCACTTGTAATAAAGCTGTGATCGGTGCCTTCGTGGTGAATTGGTTAAAATGCTTGACTACTAATCtgagggcctgggttcgaatcccggcctaagTAATCGACGCCCAGCCCAGCCTGCTGTTTGCCCTCCTTttctggctggtcgataaatgagtacatacctggagaaacctggagaaggtaaactgtggtttatatatataccacaagCCCAGAAGCCAATGacgagatgagcaccgcggccaggcTCAGCTGTAGCGTATACTCCCTTGAATCTCCTAGTGTCTACCTActtaactacctaactaactaacttctagtaattaaccatctaacgatCTAACAAACTAACTATTGAACTATCTATTAAACTAACCATGTAACTATAATTATAAGTAACTATACTCGCCGCACAATTAAGAAGCGGAATGGgggccccctcaccctcccctcaggGCGCATggatgtgactgtgtgtgtgtgtgtgtgtgtgtgtgtgtgtgtgtgtgtgtgtgtgtgtgtgtgtgtgtgtgtgtgcttggaggcgccctgagataATGTTATTTTGCCAATTacggataatctctctctctctctctctctctctctctctctctctctctctctctctctctctctctctctctctctctctctcatattcatagCTATCAGGTGCTCCTTGCCGCTTACTCAATAATTCTGGGAACGTCTGAACACACAGGAGGGCATTTTTATGTACGAGTATGTGTACGGGAGGGGAGGACCGAAGATGGGCATTAAAGTTAAAAATAGAAATAGCTTGCTAATTTTCTTTATGGGTTCAACTAACACTTTCGAATCGGTGCTCGACCCAGGCCTGGAGCACCGCTTCACGAGGAAGTAAATCTTCATTACCGACGAGACGAGCGGCGAGGCGGCACCGCGGCTCCAGGCGGGGCGGCGGCTCCTCCGACACCCGCGTCATGCCCTTCAGCTTCCAGCAGGTGAGTTACGagcgttttttttcattatgaagCATCCTGTGCAGTCACCGTGACAGTCACGCAGTACTTGATCTTTGTTGATAGAATATTCAATGCTAATAGAATTCAGGTGGACGCTAATATGTTTGAatgattatatatttatttagatgTTTTTGATAAGATTTGACAATGTTAGCACAGATTGAAAAAGTACGCATGACTAAGATTCAAGTGTCCGAATTTTTAACCTTTTCTACACGTGTCATTCTCAATCAGGCTTGTTTGGCgtgcgtggcacacacacacacacacacacacacacacacacacacacacacacacacagtctatataTGACGTTATGTTGTCATGGCAACTGTTCCAACCAAATACCTAACAAGCCAACAGTAATGAATGTTGACTATTCAATCAGTAAATCAGCGGCACGAGGCACGCCGGATGGTGTTATTAAccgttaaataatatgaatgaatcCAGTAGTTTACTTAATAGGTAGTCTATATGTTAATAAGAAAACTTCACGCTTCACGCTGACAAGCCTTATTCTCGAAAATATCTTATCCGTTCACTATAGTTCGACTTTAATATTTGAACTTTGTATATTAGGATATTTGTCAATCTCTTTCTTGGCACAATGTTAATAGATTAACATTTTAATGATCGTCAGACGGCAACATCCTCCATTcagtccttacccccccccccccctacacacacactggtacaaGGGCGATAAGGAAGGAACCTCGCAGAGGCCTAATTTCCATATTCAGGcagcctttgtttcctcttctgaaCACACACTGAGAGATCCAGTACGATCATTTGCTGTGTTGTGGCACCTCTCCAGGCGACTGAGAGCTTAATAACAACACCCAGACAAGTCACTACGCGAGATGCCTTGCGGCGAACGGGAAACTGAACCGGTGGTTGAAGCTTCGGTTCGTGGGTAGTTGCTAGATGTCTGGTAATCAAGAATTCTAGAAGGCTCTACATCCAAGCATGGGGACTATGTAGTATCCTTGCAGTTAACAGACCACAGTCTTGCAGATGCACTGGCGAGGTAATGTGCCTGGCTTTGCGTTAAACTGTAGTCCTCCCTCCCGGCCCATCATAATTTGCTGACCGCATGGGTGAGTGGCACCTCTTCCATCATTTTGCTGCCGATATGTgctcaaaaataaagcaaaaaacaccACAACGAGACTTAATTAATTAGGGATGCAGACATATGGGTGAGTTTAAGACATTCCCTGGACACTAACAGACCGTCGTGTCCCgtacatcgatgtgtgtgtgtgtgtgtgtgtgtgtgtgtgtgtgagactggtgACTGTAGCTCAGCGGTGCGTCAGTGAACGGTTTATATCAAGGGTAGGCAAGCCTCCTTGGTTCAGATGTCGGGGTGCAGCGGGCGAGGCCCCAGTGAGTCGATTTGTTGCCACGCTGTTACCCTTTCCTTGTCAGTATATTTTATTTCCTGAATatgcttttcatttatatttggtgtgtgaaaaacaccataaaataaaacctttctagaataaatgttttttatacaataacacagcctggaaggattgtctagcatataggctattccttttctccacataggtatatcacacaggtatatacttttttatataccccCAGCAGACGAGCGGCTTAACAGACACTCCCCGGGATGACTGAACGACAGCCAGGCTGGACTGAATGATCCAGCAGTTGCTGCAGGTTAGTGATTGTcactgcttaacacacacacacacacacacacacacacacacacacacacacacacacacacacttaacacaaacgtatggaagtggattttctataggtaggtagactgataaagaggtagacctaaccaggtgaaaatattaatatataaatcTAATTACAAAAAATTTTACCCTAGTATATATTTTGCTTAttgttcattatcttcatttgcaTGAGATGCTGAGCAGCCATTATGAAGGTGTatcgagggagggagatagttaaCTAGTCATTGCCCTGGGTTATCAGTGATCCTGATCATGGGCTGCATTTCGTTCGTATGAATAGGCCAGCTGGGTCGTGTGTCTAGGCAGGGACATTTTGGAACAGTGGAATCTTTACTGCGACACGGACCAAAGTTAGCATCGTGattgctgtttacctgtttgggTCTTGGCATATGACACATAGACATGCACTGCTGGCCTTCTATCCCGTACAATGCATGTTTATTCCCAGAGGATAGTAACTAGATGGTTAGGTACTTGTTGCCAGGGACCGACACTTGAGTGGCAATCCGGGGGTCAGGACTCAGGAGTGGGCTGGACAGGTCAAATTTGGCACAGTTGCACCGTAAGTTAATTGGCTCGAATTTTGAACACGACAATGTTAGCAAATTTATTAGTGTGGTGACGCAACCTTAATAATTGTTCACAACACCATAGGTGTGCCTAGCCTGGGCCATCCCGTCTGATCATTTATAATTATATGGGCCATTAAGTATTAGACGGACCAGTCAGAGGGCAATAACTAATAATATTTGCCTCCTTAACCTTTGCAAATGGTAACTTAAAAACAATATGTTGCagtttgtcatagttcccaaacaagggcctttttgatatattttttgttagtgaaacaaaaacaatgttgcagtttgtcatagttcccaaacaagggccttttgagtatatttttgttagtgaaacaaaaacaatgttgcagtttgtcatagttcccaaacaagggccttttgagtatatttttgttagtgaaacaaaaacaatgttgcagtttgtcatagttcccaaacaagggccttttgagtgtatttttgttagtgaaaCTATTATAAATACAAGTATTACTGCATGTCACTCCTGGTGACTGTATTCCTAGTAATACTGACGGCATACAGGCTTTGAAGGAGGgtcattagttttcttcatatttatcttcagacctgaatactttcaaactgtgtaatctccttgatatttttttttttcaaaataattcagtaagactatagcaacagtagttgtggaggaacaacacagaacctgatgattggttagagaatgaatatgatgaaaaccagagtttaccttccccaggtttccatttatcaagcatcctgaaagggaggatgaacagctaggtgggctgagtttttaacacaggcacacacattcaGGAGACCGTGGGAAGTAGACTTTGGGTAACCCGCACGGTACACAGCCTTTATGTGAATGTGTTCCTGCCCACCAACATTTATTCAGGCTTTGGGAATTCTGATTCtgaaagcattttgtatatacttgagctactttattaaactcaagtataggaatttctgaactaattataatgtcttttcaaaggcttctcatcatgatttactcctacacatttcgttttctttatttacttatctacagtTACACTGGGACTTTCCAAATACAGCAAAACATACTCGCCACCTTCCTCTTGGCCACCCTGATTGTTGTACAATTCCATGTAGGTAAATTCTTTACGTACGTAACTACCTCTTCCATATTATTTGTGACATTCACAAGAGCAAACAACTGGTATCTGCCAATGCCCAGTCTActggttgtgttcatgtttctgctGTTCTGCCAGCTTGTCCATGTTAAATTTAGATTAGATATCAAACAATTTTAAGCTCAGTTATCCCAGCTCTGTCATCTACGTAGTTTTTTTCCTAATCTTTGTACTCCATcaggttttctgtttcatttgtttACTGCCACTGATCATGGGTATATTTCCAGGAACATTAGTCAGTTTGCCATTTgcttttcatatatttcctccagtcacattaattagaaattctgattatacaaattaatgtaataagccatttccctgagcatagggatagtggagtgttgctaCTTATGTGACAAAAATTGGTA from Eriocheir sinensis breed Jianghai 21 unplaced genomic scaffold, ASM2467909v1 Scaffold411, whole genome shotgun sequence includes:
- the LOC126992177 gene encoding protein Wnt-7b-like; this encodes MAVPEILSVQGRRPYTNVYLICLPLTPSFLSPRTVSSAGVLGAHLLCSRVPGLTARQSRICTRAPDAMVAISEGARAGLRECQRQFQHHRWNCSLASTSSSAFGHIVLVGSREAAYTYAVTSSGVTHSVTTACSRGNITFGCDDRRRGRYSSSGWKWGGCSADIRFGVRFAKKFLDAREVEGDGRALMNLHNNRAGGRAVRSGIRTECKCHGVPGSCTVKTCWKTLPPFTFIGKHLFHKYRKAKSVSVHKGRRRSTPHLRLERVRRRARRPRKFHLVHLERSPNYCQMNPAVGSLGTVGRKCNRTSSGPGGCDLLCCAGGYNTHQYTRTWHCNCKFHWCCYVQCHTCMEDTEENNCK